The window ATGACCGCCTGCCAGCGCCCGTTCCCGTCCGCTATTGCCTGCGCCGACTTGCCGGCGAACGAAACGGTGACCGTGGTCCCTGCATCGTCCCACCCCCAGATGACGATGGGTTTGTCCTGCTGTATCACCATATTGCTGCTGAATATTGACGGGATTTTTGTCTCGGCGAATAAGCCTGCCGCGCCAACGAGTGCAAGAAAGATGATCCGTATTCTCATTGCAATGTCCTTCAAGGCGGTCGATTTTCGTGGGAACAGTATAGTCAGCAATCGAGAGAACGTCAAGGCGATATTGCATTTTCATCCCCGATAGGATACCGTATCCGCGAATGAAATACCTGCGAGTGAGCTATGTCGAACAATAAAGACCGTCATGAAGTTCTGCGCGAACATCAGTGGGACCTTTCCCCGCTGTTCGCCGATGAAGCTGCCTGGGATACACTGTATGGAGAGATAGAAGCGGATATTCCGCGCTATGCGTCGTTCCGCGGAACGCTCGCTTCCTCCGCGGCGGCGCTCGCGGCCGCTCTCGAATTCGATCTGTCCGTGTCGCGGAAGATAGACCGCTGCTACGTCTATGCGCATCTCAAAAGCGATGAGAACAAGACCGATCAGCGTTATCTCGGGTTCATGGAACGCATGACCAATCTCGTGCAGCGCGCAGGCGAGGCCTCAAGCTGGATGATGCCCGAGATAATGGCGATACCGGCGGAGAGCATGGATGGTTTTCTTAAAAGCCCGTCGCTCGACGAATTGCGTTTCCACATTGAAAAGATTCTTCGCAATAAAGAGCACACGCTCGCCGAAAGCGAAGAGCGTATACTCGCGCTCTCGCGGGAGACCGGTAGCGCCGCTCACGACATCTTCAGCCAACTCGACAATGCCGATATGAAATTCGGTCCGATAAAAGATGAAAAAGATTCCGAGAAAGAGCTGACGCATGGGAATTTCATCACGTTCCTCATGAACCCGGACCGCACTGTCCGTGAACGCGCGTTCGCGCAGTACTACGCAGAGTACGAAGCGCACAAGCATTCGCTTTCCGCCGCCCATGCGTCGTCGGTAAAAGCCGATCATTTCTACGCATCGGTGCGTCATTTCCCGTCCGTACGAAAGGCCGCTCTTCACCCGGACAATGTGGATGCGTCGGTGTATGATAATCTCATCAGCTCGGTGAAGGGGAATATCTCTGCCGTGCACCGCTACTATCGTCTGCGCGCCCGCATGCTCGGCGTCGATACGCTCCATCCGTACGATCTCTATGTGCCGCTCGTGAAGGATATCCGGATACGAATTCCCTATGGGGAGGCGGTGTCCGTCTGCGCCGAAGCGCTCGCTCCCCTCGGTGACGATTATGTGCAAACACTGACAAAGGGCCTCCTCGGGGGCTGGGTGGACCGCTACGAGAACAAAGGGAAGCGCTCGGGTGCCTATTCATCAGGGTGCTACGATTCGCCGCCGTATATCCTTCTCAACTATGAAGATGAGAACATCGGTAGCATGTACACGCTTGCGCATGAGGCCGGTCACTCCATGCACTCATATTATTCCCGGAAAGCGCAGCCCTACGCGTACGGTGATTACACGATATTCGTCGCTGAGGTGGCGTCGACGGTGAACGAGGCGCTCCTCACCGATCATCTTGCGAAGAAGTACAGGAATGATAATGCCATGCGCATGTACATCATCAATCGCGAGATAGAGGAGATACGCACCACGCTGATACGGCAGACCATGTTCGCGGAATTCGAGCATCGTACGCATGCGGAGCGCGAGGCGAACAAGCCGCTCACGCTTGAGACGATGACGGCGATATACCGCGCGATACTCACAGAATACTTCGGCGATACCATGGTCATCGGGAACATGCTCCCGCTCGAGTATCTGCGCATCCCGCACTTCTACT is drawn from Spirochaetota bacterium and contains these coding sequences:
- the pepF gene encoding oligoendopeptidase F, which encodes MSNNKDRHEVLREHQWDLSPLFADEAAWDTLYGEIEADIPRYASFRGTLASSAAALAAALEFDLSVSRKIDRCYVYAHLKSDENKTDQRYLGFMERMTNLVQRAGEASSWMMPEIMAIPAESMDGFLKSPSLDELRFHIEKILRNKEHTLAESEERILALSRETGSAAHDIFSQLDNADMKFGPIKDEKDSEKELTHGNFITFLMNPDRTVRERAFAQYYAEYEAHKHSLSAAHASSVKADHFYASVRHFPSVRKAALHPDNVDASVYDNLISSVKGNISAVHRYYRLRARMLGVDTLHPYDLYVPLVKDIRIRIPYGEAVSVCAEALAPLGDDYVQTLTKGLLGGWVDRYENKGKRSGAYSSGCYDSPPYILLNYEDENIGSMYTLAHEAGHSMHSYYSRKAQPYAYGDYTIFVAEVASTVNEALLTDHLAKKYRNDNAMRMYIINREIEEIRTTLIRQTMFAEFEHRTHAEREANKPLTLETMTAIYRAILTEYFGDTMVIGNMLPLEYLRIPHFYSSFYVYKYATGISAALDIVRRIKHGTDAVRQYRQFLTLGGSAFPLDELRVAGVDLASSAPVENALSYLSTLVDELAAAYDASK